TCAAGAAAGTCATATTACAAAATTAATTGTAAAGAATTGACTTTGATAATTCATTGTGATAGAATGTTTTAAATTAAATACCATATAGAGAAGTTGAGGGACAGGCCCGAAGAGACTTCAGCAACCTACTTTGAAAGAAGTGTGGTGCTAATTCCTGATAGATGGCGAATATATCATATGAGACTCCTCACATCTATCAAAAGATGTGAGGATTTTTTATTATAAGGGAGAGAAAAGATGAAAATAAAAGAAATATTTGAGAAAAAAAAGACAACTATATCCTTTGAAGTTTTTCCACCAAATAAATATTATTCTTTGGAAGAAGTTTACTCTGTTATAGATAAATTATCAGAACTTGGTCCAGATTTTATAAGTGTAACTTATGGAGCTAATGGATCAGGAATGAGAAAAACAGCAGAAATTGCAGAAAAAATTCAAAGTAAAAATATTTGTTCATTGGCACATTTAACTTGTATAGGAGCAAGCAAAAAAGAAATTGAACATGTATTAAAAGACTTTGAAAAATATAATATTGAAAATATTTTAGCTTTAAGAGGAGATCCTCCAAAGGAATATTTAAATTTAGATAAGGGAGATTTTAAATATGCAAGTGATTTAGTTGATTTTTTAAAGTTAAAGGATAAATATTGTATTGGAGGAGCAGTTTATTCAGAAACTCATCAAGAAAATAATGATTTGTTGGACTTATTTAATTTAAAGAAGAAAGTTGAATCAGGAACAGATTTTTTAATTTCACAAATGTTTTTTGACAATAATAATTTCTTTGAATTTTTAGAAAAATTAAAGAAGTTGGAAATTAATATTCCAGTTATAGCAGGTATAATACCAATTACAAATAGTAAGCAAATAAAAAAAATAACATCTCTTTGTGGAGCGAAAATTCCTCCAAAACTTCAAAGAATATTAGATAAGTATGAGGACAATCCAGAGGCTTTAAAGGAAGCTGGAATTGGGTATGCAACAGAACAAATAATTGAACTAATTGCTTCAGATGTTAAGGGAGTTCATATATACACAATGAATAAGCCTGAAATTGCCAAGAAAATAATGGAAAATATTGCTAGAATAAGAGAAACATTTTAGGAGGTAATTATGTTTGATAAATTAAAAAATAAAATACTAGTTCTTGATGGGGCAACAGGGACAGAAATACAAAACTATAATTTAACAGAGGAAGATTTCAAAGGAGAAGCATTTAAAAATCACAAAACATTTTTAAAAGGTTGCAATGAAATTTTAAATATAACAAACCCTAGTATTATTAAAGATATTCATTTTAAATACATGGAAGCTGGGGCAGACATAATAGAGACAAATTCTTTTAATGCAAATAGAATTTCATTAGGGGAATATAATCTTCAAGAAAAAGCATATGAAATAGCAAAGAAAAGCGCTGCTTTAGCAAAGGAAGCAACAACAAAATTTTTTGAAAAATACAAGAAAAAAATATTTATAGCAGGGTCAATAGGCCCAACAAGTAAAAGTCTTTCAATACCTGTTGGAAATATTCCATACGAAAGAAGCTTAACTTTTGATTATTTAAAAGAAATCTATTATGAGCAAATTTTAGGACTTGTTAATGGGGGGATAGATATAGTTTTAATAGAAACTATTTTCGATGGACTTAATGCAAAGGCAGCTCTTTTAGCTGCAGAGGAAGTATTTGCATACAAAAATATAAATTTACCAATTATGATTTCAATGACTGTTAATAAACAAGGAAAATTATTATCAGGACAAAGCATGGAGTCTTTAGCAGTGGCCCTTGATAGAAAATCAATTATATCCTTTGGTTTAAATTGTTCTTTTGGTGCAAAGGATTTAATTCCTCTTATAAAGAAATTAGGAAAATTTGTAGATAAACCTATTTCATTATATCCAAATGCAGGTCTTCCAAATGAAGAGGGAAAATACAATGAAACTCCTCAAATAACAGTATCTTATCTAAGAGAACTTATTGATGGGAAGCATTTAAATATTGTAGGTGGATGTTGTGGAACTAGCTTTGAACACATTAAAGAAATAGTTTCTGCCACAAAGAATAAAGAGCCAAGAAAGTTTAATCTAGAAAAAAAACATAATTATATTTTATCTGGAAATGAAATTTATGATTTTAAAGGTAAGTTTTCTCCAGTTGGAGAAAGAAACAATGTTGCAGGTTCTAAACTTTTCAAAAGATTAATAGAGGAAGAAAATTATATAAAAGCATTGGAGATAGCTAGAAATCAAATAAAAAATGGAGCAAATATTTTGGATATTAATTTAGATGATGGATTACTTGACTCTTCCCTTGAAATGGAAAAGTATTTAAAGGTTTTACAAAATGATCCCTTAGTTTCCAAATATCCATTAATGATTGATTCTTCAGAGTTTAAAACCATTGAGATAGCCCTTAAGAGTACTGCTGGAAAATCCATTATCAATTCCATTAGTTTAAAAGAAGGGGAAGAAAAATTTATAGAAAAAGCTTTGATTATAAAAAAATATGGAGCCTCTGTTGTAGCTATGGCTTTTGATGAAAAAGGTCAAGGGGTTAATTTTGAAAGAAAAATTGAAATAATAGAAAGGGAGTATAAAATATTAAAAAGATTAGGATTTGAAGATTCAGAAATAATATTTGATCCTAATATTTTAACAATAGGTACAGGAAGTGAAAGTGATAGGTTTAATGGGGTGCATTATTTAAATACAATTAAGTGGATTAGAGATAATCTAGGTCCTGTTGGAATTGTAGGAGGACTTAGTAATTTATCCTTTGCTTTTAGAGGGAACAATTCATTGAGAGCTTCAATTCATAAATTGTTCATAGATAGGGCTAAAAAAATTGGAATGAATTTTGCAATAATGAATCCAGGGGAAAAAGCTCCAGCTTTATCAGAGGAAGAGATAAGGATAATAGAGTCTCTAATATTAGGAGAGGAAAACTCATTAGATGATGTACTTACTCTATCATTAAAAAAGAACGAAGTAAAGAAATCTAAAGTTGTATTAGAAGATTGTGAAAGTAAAATTAAACAAGCACTTATCTATGGTGGAAGTACAACTTTTCAAGAGGATATTGCAGAGGCTTTAAAAAAATATTCCCCTTTAACTATAATTCAAGAAATATTAATGAGTGGAATGGAAGAAGTTGGAAAAATGTTTGAAGTAGGTGAATTGTATCTGCCACAACTAATACGTTCAGCAACTGTTATGAATAATGCTATTGATATATTAACACCCCTACTTGCTCGTAATGAAAAAGTAACATCTAAAGGTAAGGTTGTAATGGCAACAGTGGCAGGAGACGTTCATGATATAGGTAAGAACATAGTGGGCACTGTTTTAAAATGTAATGGGTTTGAAATTTTTGATTTAGGGGTGATGGTTTCTAAGGATGAAATTTATAAAAAAGCAGTTGAAATTAATGCAGATGTGGTAACATTAAGTGGTTTAATAAGTCCTTCTTTAAAAGAAATGGAAAAAGTTCTGAAGCTTTTTAATGAAAATAATATGAATATACCAATACTTGTAGCAGGAGCCACAACATCAAAACTTCATACAGCATTAAAACTAGAGCCTCTTTATGAAAAAAAAGTAGTTCATGTTACAGATGCTCTAGATACACTTTCTTTAGTCTCTAAAATTTGTGGAAATACTCTAGAAAAAGAAAAATATTTATTTGAAAAAAATGAGGAACTAAAAAAATTAAGTGAAGCATATTATGAAAATAAAAAGATGAAAAAACCAGTTTGTGAAGTTAGAGAAAAATACGAAAATAAGTTAAAGGTTCCTAAAAACCTTGGAAAATTTTATTTGGAAATTCCTATAGAAAAATTAGAAAAGCATATAAATTGGAATTTTGTTCTTGAAAATTTAAAAGTTAGAAAAACAAAGGTTGAGAGGGAAACCTTGGAAGAAATAAGGAAAATTTTCAATGTTATGAAAGAAAAAAAAGTTGTTGCTAAAGCCACCTTTGGAATTTTTAATTGTGAAAAAAATCTAGAAAATGATCAAGTTAAAATATTAGCCCAAGGACAAGAAACAAAAATTAATTTTGTAAAATCTAGTTATAAAAACACAAAGGTTTCATTAAGTGATTTTTTAAACGAAAAAGATTATATAGGGGCGTTTTTAATTAGTGTAAAGAGTAATATTTTCCAAGAAAAAATATACGAAAAAATAATAGAAAATTTAATATTAATGGAGGCAGCAGAAAGTTCTTCTAAATATCTTCAAGATTATATAAGTGAAAGAATGTGGGAAATTAATATAAGACCTGCTATAGGTTATAATTCTATACCAGATCATTCATTAAAAAGAGTAGTCTTTGATATTTTAGATAGTGAGAAAACAGATGCTATTTTAACTGAGAATTTTTCAATGTATCCTTTAACTAGTGTTTGCGGTTTTTATTTTTCTTCAAATGATAGCTTTTATTTTTAAACCTAAAGCTATCATTTGATTATATTTTATTTTATTTAATCTCAACTTGTTCAGCTACAAATGTTGAGATTAAAATTAAAATACCTCCAGCTATTTGGAAAATATTCATAGGCTCTTTTAAGTAAAAAACAGATATTAAAACTGCAAAAATAGGTGTGATATAACTTAAAATTGCAATACTTTGTCC
The sequence above is drawn from the Fusobacterium sp. IOR10 genome and encodes:
- the metF gene encoding methylenetetrahydrofolate reductase [NAD(P)H] — its product is MKIKEIFEKKKTTISFEVFPPNKYYSLEEVYSVIDKLSELGPDFISVTYGANGSGMRKTAEIAEKIQSKNICSLAHLTCIGASKKEIEHVLKDFEKYNIENILALRGDPPKEYLNLDKGDFKYASDLVDFLKLKDKYCIGGAVYSETHQENNDLLDLFNLKKKVESGTDFLISQMFFDNNNFFEFLEKLKKLEINIPVIAGIIPITNSKQIKKITSLCGAKIPPKLQRILDKYEDNPEALKEAGIGYATEQIIELIASDVKGVHIYTMNKPEIAKKIMENIARIRETF
- a CDS encoding homocysteine S-methyltransferase family protein, whose translation is MFDKLKNKILVLDGATGTEIQNYNLTEEDFKGEAFKNHKTFLKGCNEILNITNPSIIKDIHFKYMEAGADIIETNSFNANRISLGEYNLQEKAYEIAKKSAALAKEATTKFFEKYKKKIFIAGSIGPTSKSLSIPVGNIPYERSLTFDYLKEIYYEQILGLVNGGIDIVLIETIFDGLNAKAALLAAEEVFAYKNINLPIMISMTVNKQGKLLSGQSMESLAVALDRKSIISFGLNCSFGAKDLIPLIKKLGKFVDKPISLYPNAGLPNEEGKYNETPQITVSYLRELIDGKHLNIVGGCCGTSFEHIKEIVSATKNKEPRKFNLEKKHNYILSGNEIYDFKGKFSPVGERNNVAGSKLFKRLIEEENYIKALEIARNQIKNGANILDINLDDGLLDSSLEMEKYLKVLQNDPLVSKYPLMIDSSEFKTIEIALKSTAGKSIINSISLKEGEEKFIEKALIIKKYGASVVAMAFDEKGQGVNFERKIEIIEREYKILKRLGFEDSEIIFDPNILTIGTGSESDRFNGVHYLNTIKWIRDNLGPVGIVGGLSNLSFAFRGNNSLRASIHKLFIDRAKKIGMNFAIMNPGEKAPALSEEEIRIIESLILGEENSLDDVLTLSLKKNEVKKSKVVLEDCESKIKQALIYGGSTTFQEDIAEALKKYSPLTIIQEILMSGMEEVGKMFEVGELYLPQLIRSATVMNNAIDILTPLLARNEKVTSKGKVVMATVAGDVHDIGKNIVGTVLKCNGFEIFDLGVMVSKDEIYKKAVEINADVVTLSGLISPSLKEMEKVLKLFNENNMNIPILVAGATTSKLHTALKLEPLYEKKVVHVTDALDTLSLVSKICGNTLEKEKYLFEKNEELKKLSEAYYENKKMKKPVCEVREKYENKLKVPKNLGKFYLEIPIEKLEKHINWNFVLENLKVRKTKVERETLEEIRKIFNVMKEKKVVAKATFGIFNCEKNLENDQVKILAQGQETKINFVKSSYKNTKVSLSDFLNEKDYIGAFLISVKSNIFQEKIYEKIIENLILMEAAESSSKYLQDYISERMWEINIRPAIGYNSIPDHSLKRVVFDILDSEKTDAILTENFSMYPLTSVCGFYFSSNDSFYF